Proteins encoded by one window of Cannabis sativa cultivar Pink pepper isolate KNU-18-1 chromosome 4, ASM2916894v1, whole genome shotgun sequence:
- the LOC115712362 gene encoding two-component response regulator ARR11 yields the protein MENGFSSPRNDTFPAGLRVLVVDDDPTWIKILEKMLKKCAYEVTTCGLATDALRLLRERKDGFDIVVSDVNMPDMDGFKLLEHVGLEMDLPVIMMSVDGETSRVMKGVQHGACDYLLKPIRMKELKNIWQHVFRKKIHEIRDIESHESIESIMTRNTSDHSDDGHFLSMEDFSSVKKRKDIDNKHDEKDYGDSSSAKKARVVWSVDLHQKFVKAVNQIGFDKVGPKKILDLMNVPWLTRENVASHLQKYRLYLSRLQKEKESDGKTSFGGLNHSDVPLKDPPVSFGLQSSSSIHQNDVLNGSYRICGGNLLLQNVDSSSHEDDLRSIVSEPVVEAKAPAVSLSDSHKNNSSKMSFNHSFVPLESEVNFAAFESGIPAKYSWCEVSEIQFGQEHKPLIHLENGFTKLPLPDSLHQVHAEPVQSNPSISSKPSSAEKALSGPVESKAPYPEYGSNEVSHISPNISTISTLPLTSKSQMVNHQAFEPIYTSSSTLTTQGSNLCSTTDLESVQRNLTFASGSSLATFDEDLQVLFQGDCFGEEVRNVEFSDYVDPWPMNEVPAHLYDSLRFGYENSYDPEYAIIDQSLLT from the exons ATGGAGAATGGTTTTTCTTCTCCCCGGAACGACACTTTTCCGGCTGGTCTCAGAGTTCTTGTCGTTGATGATGATCCCACTTGGATTAAGATTTTAGAGAAGATGCTTAAGAAGTGTGCTTATGAAG TTACCACATGTGGTTTAGCAACAGATGCACTACGATTGCTTCGTGAAAGAAAAGATGGTTTCGACATTGTTGTTAGCGATGTCAACATGCCAGACATGGATGGGTTCAAACTTCTTGAGCATGTTGGATTGGAGATGGATCTCCCTGTCATAA TGATGTCAGTTGATGGAGAAACGAGCAGGGTCATGAAAGGAGTACAGCATGGAGCTTGTGATTATCTTCTGAAGCCTATAAGAATGAAAGAGCTGAAGAATATCTGGCAACATGTTTTCAGAAAGAAGATTCATGAGATAAGAGACATTGAGTCCCATGAAAGCATTGAAAGTATCATGACTAGAAATACATCCGATCATTCTGATGATGGTCACTTTCTTAGTATGGAAGATTTCTCTTCTGTGAAGAAGAGAAAAGATATAGACAACAAGCATGATGAAAAAGACTATGGCGATTCATCTTCTGCCAAAAAGGCTAGGGTGGTTTGGTCTGTTGATCTTCATCAGAAATTTGTAAAGGCGGTTAATCAAATTGGATTTGACA AAGTTGGTCCCAAAAAAATTCTTGACCTGATGAATGTGCCGTGGTTGACAAGAGAGAATGTTGCGAGTCATTTGCAG AAGTACCGCCTTTACTTGAGCAGGCTGcaaaaggaaaaggaaagtgaTGGGAAAACTTCTTTCGGAGGGTTAAACCATTCTGATGTACCTCTAAAAGATCCTCCAGTGAGTTTCGGCCTTCAGAGCTCGAGTAGTATTCACCAAAATGATGTTCTGAATGGAAGCTACAGAATCTGTGGCGGTAACTTGCTTCTCCAGAATGTGGACTCCAGCAGCCATGAAGATGATCTCAGGAGCATAGTTTCAGAGCCAGTGGTAGAAGCTAAGGCACCTGCAGTCAGCCTTTCTGATTCTCACAAGAATAACAGTTCAAAAATGAGTTTCAACCATTCATTTGTCCCATTGGAATCTGAAGTAAATTTTGCAGCATTTGAATCGGGTATCCCAGCAAAGTACTCTTGGTGCGAAGTTTCAGAAATTCAGTTCGGGCAAGAACATAAACCACTTATCCACTTAGAGAATGGCTTCACTAAGCTACCACTGCCAGATTCACTGCACCAAGTCCATGCCGAGCCGGTACAGTCAAATCCATCAATCAGTTCAAAGCCTTCTAGTGCAGAAAAGGCATTAAGTGGCCCTGTCGAGAGCAAGGCTCCGTATCCCGAGTATGGAAGCAATGAAGTTAGTCATATTAGTCCAAACATAAGCACAATAAGCACTCTTCCTCTTACTTCCAAGAGCCAAATGGTAAATCATCAGGCTTTTGAGCCCATTTACACCTCTTCATCAACTCTGACTACTCAAGGCTCTAATTTATGTAGCACAACTGATTTGGAATCTGTTCAGAGAAACCTGACTTTTGCAAGTGGGTCATCTCTTGCAACTTTTGATGAGGATTTACAGGTATTGTTCCAAGGTGATTGCTTTGGCGAAGAAGTCCGAAATGTAGAATTTTCAGACTATGTTGATCCTTGGCCTATGAATGAAGTGCCTGCTCACTTGTATGATTCCCTGAGGTTTGGCTATGAGAACTCCTATGACCCTGAATATGCTATAATAGATCAAAGCCTATTGACTTGA
- the LOC115712363 gene encoding protein WVD2-like 7 isoform X2: MGESAFLRRSFSSPSESSREPKEGDPCRVLGESISFGRFMSEPLAWEKWSAFTQNRYLEEVERYSKPGSVAEKKAYFEAHYKKKAAERAAALLEAANVETTYEAVTESVVNEEKNCNVSSMDSEFEKRESLVDDLLEIDVQNTDYCTNETESNSCVDRDEKECSVGSCNPIEIPNLSEKNEVNMHSQDVVCQNITASTSKQKLANSSPRTSSKQVTPIKTRNGNNLASRCKNFMQDLVDKKSAKSIHMSIHFSSCTGENSKPVSPFRQKIISSKDLTASPFRQKIISSKDLTASPKLFAASSTSQIKTKASVNGVVKRPPNLKSENRSKAILNKSVAEGTTLDRKQNCLSPNNSKSSGGRGSKSQPSIITSPFRFKSDERAAKRKEFYEKLEEKRNADEAEKKRQQTRFQGKTSHDVMKVRQSTLLKSKPNEDLCSASQLPTGHIKKIPLRQPRSPTLGRLATPNKICDATSQSSDNKENSKCVENNRPTIRSLASRFQKNNAHENATPNIQSSTVKR; this comes from the exons ATGGGTGAATCTGCATTTCTGAGAAGATCGTTCTCTTCTCCTTCTGAGAGTTCTCGTGAACCAAAAGAG GGTGATCCATGTCGTGTGCTAGGAGAATCAATCTCTTTCGGGAGGTTTATGTCAGAACCCCTGGCCTGGGAGAAGTGGTCAGCTTTCACTCAAAATCGCTACTTAGAAGAAGTTGAGAGATACTCTAAACCTGGTTCTGTTGCTGAGAAGAAAGCCTATTTCGAGGCGCATTATAAGAAAAAGGCTGCTGAAAGAGCTGCGGCGTTGCTTGAGGCTGCAAATGTTGAAACAACTTATGAAGCTGTCACAGAGTCGGTAGTAAATGAGGAGAAGAACTGCAATGTCTCTTCTATGGATTCTGAATTTGAAAAAAGAGAGAGCCTTGTGGATGATCTGCTGGAAATTGATGTTCAAAATACTGATTATTGTACCAATGAAACTGAGTCTAATTCGTGTGTGGATAGGGATGAAAAGGAATGTTCCGTGGGGAGTTGTAATCCAATTGAAATTCCAAATCTATCTGAGAAGAATGAAGTAAATATGCACAGTCag GATGTTGTTTGTCAGAATATTACAGCTTCAACGAGCAAACAAAAGCTGGCCAACTCTTCCCCAAGGACATCATCCAAACAAGTGACCCCTATAAAAACAAGAAATGGAAACAATCTTGCTTCAAGGTGTAAGAATTTCATGCAAGATTTGGTTGACAaaaaaagtgcaaaatcaaTCCATATGTCGATTCACTTTTCTTCTTGCACTGGTGAAAATAGTAAACCTGTTTCACCCTTTAGACAAAAGATCATAAGCTCGAAAGATTTAACAGCTTCACCCTTTAGACAAAAGATCATAAGCTCGAAAGATTTAACAGCTTCACCCAAGTTGTTTGCAGCTAGTTCAACTTCACAAATAAAAACAAAG GCTTCTGTAAATGGAGTAGTAAAGAGACCACCAAACCTCAAGTCTGAAAATAGAAG TAAAGCAATACTAAATAAATCAGTTGCTGAAGGAACAACATTAGATCGTAAGCAGAATTGCCTCTCGCCAAA CAACTCAAAATCTTCTGGTGGGAGAGGAAGCAAATCACAGCCTTCTATTATAACATCTCCTTTCAGATTCAAAAGTGATGAAAGAGCAGCAAAACGAAAAGAG TTCTATGAGAAGctcgaagaaaaaagaaatgcaGATGAGGCTGAAAAGAAGCGTCAACAGACAAGATTCCAG GGAAAAACATCACATGATGTTATGAAAGTGCGGCAGAGCACTTTGTTAAAAAGCAAACCAAATGAAGATCTGTGTTCTGCATCGCAATTGCCAACTGGTCATATTAAAAAG ATCCCTTTGAGACAACCTAGATCACCTACTCTTGGAAGATTGGCAACTCCCAACAAAATCTGTGATGCAACTTCTCAGTCTTCAGACAATAAAGAAAACTCGAAGTGTGTTGAAAATAACCGACCAACTATTCGGTCACTCGCTTCACGCTTTCAGAAGAATAACGCACACGAGAATGCCACTCCAAATATCCAGAGTTCAACAGTAAAAAGGTAG
- the LOC115712363 gene encoding protein WVD2-like 7 isoform X1 has protein sequence MGESAFLRRSFSSPSESSREPKEGDPCRVLGESISFGRFMSEPLAWEKWSAFTQNRYLEEVERYSKPGSVAEKKAYFEAHYKKKAAERAAALLEAANVETTYEAVTESVVNEEKNCNVSSMDSEFEKRESLVDDLLEIDVQNTDYCTNETESNSCVDRDEKECSVGSCNPIEIPNLSEKNEVNMHSQDVVCQNITASTSKQKLANSSPRTSSKQVTPIKTRNGNNLASRCKNFMQDLVDKKSAKSIHMSIHFSSCTGENSKPVSPFRQKIISSKDLTASPFRQKIISSKDLTASPKLFAASSTSQIKTKASVNGVVKRPPNLKSENRSSKAILNKSVAEGTTLDRKQNCLSPNNSKSSGGRGSKSQPSIITSPFRFKSDERAAKRKEFYEKLEEKRNADEAEKKRQQTRFQGKTSHDVMKVRQSTLLKSKPNEDLCSASQLPTGHIKKIPLRQPRSPTLGRLATPNKICDATSQSSDNKENSKCVENNRPTIRSLASRFQKNNAHENATPNIQSSTVKR, from the exons ATGGGTGAATCTGCATTTCTGAGAAGATCGTTCTCTTCTCCTTCTGAGAGTTCTCGTGAACCAAAAGAG GGTGATCCATGTCGTGTGCTAGGAGAATCAATCTCTTTCGGGAGGTTTATGTCAGAACCCCTGGCCTGGGAGAAGTGGTCAGCTTTCACTCAAAATCGCTACTTAGAAGAAGTTGAGAGATACTCTAAACCTGGTTCTGTTGCTGAGAAGAAAGCCTATTTCGAGGCGCATTATAAGAAAAAGGCTGCTGAAAGAGCTGCGGCGTTGCTTGAGGCTGCAAATGTTGAAACAACTTATGAAGCTGTCACAGAGTCGGTAGTAAATGAGGAGAAGAACTGCAATGTCTCTTCTATGGATTCTGAATTTGAAAAAAGAGAGAGCCTTGTGGATGATCTGCTGGAAATTGATGTTCAAAATACTGATTATTGTACCAATGAAACTGAGTCTAATTCGTGTGTGGATAGGGATGAAAAGGAATGTTCCGTGGGGAGTTGTAATCCAATTGAAATTCCAAATCTATCTGAGAAGAATGAAGTAAATATGCACAGTCag GATGTTGTTTGTCAGAATATTACAGCTTCAACGAGCAAACAAAAGCTGGCCAACTCTTCCCCAAGGACATCATCCAAACAAGTGACCCCTATAAAAACAAGAAATGGAAACAATCTTGCTTCAAGGTGTAAGAATTTCATGCAAGATTTGGTTGACAaaaaaagtgcaaaatcaaTCCATATGTCGATTCACTTTTCTTCTTGCACTGGTGAAAATAGTAAACCTGTTTCACCCTTTAGACAAAAGATCATAAGCTCGAAAGATTTAACAGCTTCACCCTTTAGACAAAAGATCATAAGCTCGAAAGATTTAACAGCTTCACCCAAGTTGTTTGCAGCTAGTTCAACTTCACAAATAAAAACAAAG GCTTCTGTAAATGGAGTAGTAAAGAGACCACCAAACCTCAAGTCTGAAAATAGAAG TAGTAAAGCAATACTAAATAAATCAGTTGCTGAAGGAACAACATTAGATCGTAAGCAGAATTGCCTCTCGCCAAA CAACTCAAAATCTTCTGGTGGGAGAGGAAGCAAATCACAGCCTTCTATTATAACATCTCCTTTCAGATTCAAAAGTGATGAAAGAGCAGCAAAACGAAAAGAG TTCTATGAGAAGctcgaagaaaaaagaaatgcaGATGAGGCTGAAAAGAAGCGTCAACAGACAAGATTCCAG GGAAAAACATCACATGATGTTATGAAAGTGCGGCAGAGCACTTTGTTAAAAAGCAAACCAAATGAAGATCTGTGTTCTGCATCGCAATTGCCAACTGGTCATATTAAAAAG ATCCCTTTGAGACAACCTAGATCACCTACTCTTGGAAGATTGGCAACTCCCAACAAAATCTGTGATGCAACTTCTCAGTCTTCAGACAATAAAGAAAACTCGAAGTGTGTTGAAAATAACCGACCAACTATTCGGTCACTCGCTTCACGCTTTCAGAAGAATAACGCACACGAGAATGCCACTCCAAATATCCAGAGTTCAACAGTAAAAAGGTAG
- the LOC115714281 gene encoding small ribosomal subunit protein uS13m has protein sequence MFCLRNSALSNIRIQLLQSLSRINGAGGGARLISVKAGMEIPDGKRLEFALPYIHGIGRARARQILSELNMDNNKLAKDLTKREIFLLGEELSNFVIGKELRNCVERDMKRMVEIQCYKGIRHRDGLPSRGQRTRTNARTKKSSSPMSLALRKN, from the exons ATGTTTTGCTTGAGGAATTCAGCTCTCTCCAATATTCGAATTCAACTTCTTCAATCTTTATCAAGG ATCAATGGAGCAGGAGGAGGAGCTCGACTCATCAGTGTGAAAGCGGGAATGGAGATTCCAGACGGAAAGCGACTCGAGTTTGCACTTCCATACATCCATGGGATCGGCAGAGCCAGAGCTCGTCAAATTCTGTCTGAACTGAACATGGATAACAACAAACTCGCCAAGGATTTAACAAAAAGGGAAATCTTTCTTCTTGGTGAAGAACTCTCCAATTTTGTTATTGGAAAAGAATTG AGGAATTGTGTTGAGAGAGATATGAAGAGAATGGTGGAGATTCAGTGCTATAAAGGGATTAGGCATAGGGATGGATTGCCAAGCAGAGGACAACGAACAAGAACTAATGCTCGAACCAAGAAGAGTTCTTCGCCTATGTCTCTTGCATTgagaaagaactag
- the LOC115714280 gene encoding small heat shock protein, chloroplastic codes for MSQALSNISLLLPLSSSRRVSYSPKLQSFPVVKARAAGDYRDNLDHLQRAPTTKQHTPPKKRVAPTAPVGLWDRFPTARTVQQMMETMDRIMEDPLEYSNGWSSTVPSEATPYKRGRTPWEIKEGETEYKLRFDMPGMTKEDVKVWVEEKMLVLKAQKEPKKKENGVNDGNGEGDEEEWSAKSYGKYSCRIALPENIQFEKIKAEVKDGVLYINIPKATVSSKILDINVQ; via the exons ATGTCTCAAGCATTGTCAAACATAAGCCTCTTACTTCCTCTGTCATCATCAAGAAGGGTGAGTTACTCACCAAAGCTTCAATCTTTTCCGGTCGTCAAGGCCAGGGCAGCAGGGGACTACAGAGACAATCTTGACCACTTACAGAGAGCTCCAACTACGAAGCAACACACTCCACCTAAGAAAAGAGTTGCCCCAACAGCTCCAGTAG GATTATGGGACAGGTTTCCGACGGCGAGAACTGTACAGCAGATGATGGAGACAATGGATAGAATTATGGAGGACCCATTGGAGTACTCAAATGGGTGGTCATCTACTGTGCCCAGCGAGGCTACTCCGTACAAGCGAGGGAGAACACCATGGGAGATCAAAGAAGGTGAAACAGAGTACAAATTGAGGTTCGACATGCCTGGAATGACGAAGGAGGATGTGAAGGTTTGGGTGGAAGAGAAAATGTTGGTGTTGAAGGCACAGAAGGAgccgaagaagaaggagaatggGGTCAATGATGGGAATGGGGAAGGAGATGAAGAGGAGTGGTCTGCTAAAAGCTATGGCAAGTATAGTTGTAGAATCGCTTTACCTGAGAATATCCAGTTCGAGAAGATTAAAGCTGAGGTTAAAGATGGGGTTTTGTATATTAATATCCCCAAAGCTACTGTTAGCTCAAAAATTTTGGATATCAATGTACAATGA